In a single window of the Fusarium falciforme chromosome 3, complete sequence genome:
- a CDS encoding Asparagine--tRNA ligase, with product MAVIYIDEEAGSDLPEVQGTESAPYKTIFEAFFRHGAESEYQVKKKDDEEYKPAAKSALKKATNYAAQQKKKLEAAAKRAEKEAQEEAAREAVLEEAKKIQIVNDPSLPEPVRINLGETDAAVIGVLRKSKDEPAEGVKRVSVQGRVQRVAKQGGLIFVTLRRGLNQMQCLLSGDLSKTYDALTLTRETSIEIIGELWEVPAGAHAPLDRELRADYFKIIARAPGGDDAFTNQVPLDGDTQTLLNMRHLTLRHEKPAAIMFVRDVIESAFHTAYKELDVKKVSPPALVQTQVEGGATLFKFDYYGETSYLTQSSQLYLETVLPVLGDVYCIEKSFRAEKSLTRRHLSEYTHVEAELDFITFDDLLSHLEHVICRVIDLALENPIAAEAIKKYNPEFKKPERPFLRMRYSDAIDWLRERGIKNEEGNDHTFGDDIAEAAERKMTDEINRPIFLTHFPVEIKSFYMQRAADDPRVTESVDCLMPGVGEIVGGSMRIWDWEELMAGYKREGIDPTGYFWYTDQRKYGSTPHGGYGLGAERFLAWLLKLWTVREACLYPRFMGRCTP from the exons ATGGCGGTCATTTACATTGACGAAGAGGCCGGCAGCGACCTTCCCGAGGTCCAGGGAACCGAATCAGCCCCCTACAAGACCATCTTTGAGGCCTTCTTCCGCCACGGCGCCGAGTCAGAGTAccaggtcaagaagaaggacgacgaggagtaCAAGCCCGCTGCAAAGTCGGCTCTGAAGAAGGCCACCAACTACGCTGCTcaacaaaagaagaagcttgaggctgctgctaagcgagctgagaaggaggcccaggaggaggctgctcGTGAGGCCGTtctggaggaggccaagaagatccagATTGTCAACGATCCTTCCCTTCCTGAACCCGTCCGGATCAACCTTGGCGAGACCGATGCCGCTGTCATCGGAGTGCTTCGAAAGAGCAAGGATGAGCCCGCTGAGGGAGTGAAGCGTGTTTCGGTCCAGGGCCGCGTCCAGCGCGTTGCCAAGCAGGGTGGTCTTATCTTTGTGACACTCCGCCGAGGACTCAACCAGATGCAGTGTCTTCTCTCTGGCGACCTCTCCAAGACATACGACGCCCTGACCCTCACGCGAGAGACGTCGATCGAGATTATCGGCGAGCTCTGGGAGGTTCCCGCCGGTGCCCACGCTCCCCTCGACCGCGAGCTGCGCGCCGACTACTTCAAGATCATTGCCCGAGCCCCTGGAGGCGACGATGCCTTTACCAACCAGGTGCCCCTCGACGGCGACACCCAGACCCTCCTCAACATGCGACACCTCACACTCCGTCACGAGAAGCCCGCCGCCATCATGTTCGTTCGCGACGTCATTGAGTCGGCCTTCCACACCGCGTACAAGGAGTTGGATGTCAAGAAGGTCAGCCCTCCTGCTCTTGTGCAGACCCAGGTCGAGGGTGGTGCCACTCTTTTCAAGTTTGACTACTACGGCGAGACTTCGTACTTGACCCAGTCGAGTCAACTCTACCTCGAGACTGTCCTGCCCGTCCTGGGTGATGTGTACTGTATCGAGAAGTCGTTCCGAGCTGAGAAGTCTCTTACACGCCGCCAT CTTTCCGAGTACACCCACGTCGAGGCTGAGCTGGACTTTATCACATTCGATGACCTCCTGAGCCACCTTGAGCATGTCATCTGCCGGGTTATTGACCTGGCTCTGGAGAACCCCATCGCTgctgaggccatcaagaagtACAACCCTGAGTTCAAGAAGCCTGAGCGGCCATTCCTGCGAATGCGCTACTCGGATGCCATCGACTGGCTCCGGGAACGGGGCATCAAGAACGAAGAGGGCAACGACCACACCTTTGGTGACGATAT TGCCGAGGCTGCTGAGCGCAAGATGACTGACGAGATCAACCGTCCCATCTTCCTCACTCACTTCCCTGTCGAGATCAAGTCCTTCTACATGCAAAGAGCCGCGGACGACCCTCGCGTGACCGAGTCTGTCGACTGCCTGATGCCCGGCGTTGGAGAGATCGTTGGAGGCAGCATGAGAATCTGGGACTGGGAGGAGCTCATGGCTGGGTACAAGCGTGAAGGAATCGACCCCACGGGCTACTTCTGGTACACGGACCAGCGCAAGTACGGCTCTACGCCCCACGGAGGATACGGTCTCGGAGCAGAACG ATTCTTGGCGTGGCTTCTCAAGCTCTGGACAGTACGAGAGGCATGCCTGTATCCCCGTTTCATGGGCAGATGCACGCCCTAG
- a CDS encoding Ubiquinone biosynthesis protein COQ4, mitochondrial, giving the protein MPMSPSTPPALYIVPLQPVAGLPVAMEAALPRLRSIGSARQGHTLLRATACVSCSHRGFSSLNRPPPNYPGHVPLTRVERAGMAIGASLWSFFDPYRHDLIAATGEATATPYFIYRLRDAMLADPTGRRILRARPRISSKTLSLPALRALPENTVGRAYVGWLDREGVSPDTRSAVRYIDDEECAYVMQRYRECHDFYHALTGLPIVREGEVALKAFEFANTLLPMTGLSIFAAATMKRSERQRFASIYLPWAIKNGARAKEVINVFWEERLEDDVDELRRELGIERPPDMRSIRGYSHVCRGPEQMSDEGSPDDEALGIYT; this is encoded by the exons ATGCCCATgtctccatcaacaccaccagccCTCTACATCGTACCATTACAACCTGTTGCCGGATTGCCCGTCGCAATGGAGGCTGCTCTACCACGGCTGCGGTCAATTGGGTCTGCCCGACAGGGCCACACCCTTCTGCGTGCTACAGCTTGTGTTTCTTGCTCTCACCGCggcttctcgagcttgaaCCGGCCCCCGCCAAATTATCCAGGCCATGTGCCTCTGACGAGGGTTGAGCGGGCTGGAATGGCCATTGGGGCTAGTCTGTGGTCCTTTTTCGACCCGTATCGTCATG ACCTCATCGCTGCCACAGGCGAGGCCACCGCAACCCCATACTTCATCTACCGCCTCCGCGACGCCATGCTCGCCGACCCGACCGGCCGTCGCATCCTCCGCGCCCGCCCCCGCATCTCGTCCAAGAccctctccctccctgcCCTGCGCGCCCTCCCCGAGAACACGGTCGGCCGCGCCTACGTCGGATGGCTCGACCGCGAGGGCGTGTCGCCCGACACCCGCTCCGCGGTGCGATAcattgacgacgaggagtgCGCGTACGTCATGCAGCGGTACCGCGAGTGTCACGATTTCTACCATGCTCTCACGGGCTTGCCGATCGTGAGGGAGGGTGAAGTCGCGCTCAAGGCGTTTGAATTCGCAAACACGCTCCTCCCCATGACGGGGCTGAGCATCTTTGCAGCGGCGACCATGAAGCGCAGCGAGAGGCAGCGCTTCGCGAGCATCTACCTCCCCTGGGCGATCAAGAACGGTGCCAGGGCCAAGGAGGTGATCAACGTGTTTTGGGAGGAGAGGTTGGAAGATGACGTGGATGAGCTGCGGAGGGAGTTGGGGATTGAGAGGCCGCCGGACATGAGGAGTATTC GTGGTTACTCCCATGTGTGTCGTGGTCCTGAGCAGATGTCTGACGAGGGCTCACCAGATGACGAAGCTCTTGGCATCTATACTTAG
- a CDS encoding UBX domain-containing protein, protein MFYQGSLQDGISTAVGQQKLVLCFVTDESEEGVQWETEFLTDETLSDLIKDQAIALRLTAGSEEAGYLAQIFPLPRTPTVVIIKNGDLKEYITPGTSKEDFIRRVQSVFNSTTSSSAATQPAPAPPSAPAQPEPPAAAPPAAAPQTSTSENVRRILADRAARLQEQREAEKKAKEERAKAEKAKAAAMDKDNAAAHKAADAVRKRKQQDQEERARILKRIADDKAERRMRAEERQKQRSETVETPIEAVTKLPSMTKVGGMTALQVRLFDGSTLRSRFKSETALKEVRSWVDESRTDGKQPYTFKQVLTPLPNKNIDETEEGKAIGDLGLSPSSTLVLIPVKKYVSAYDDSGNIFTRFIYFILGFFTWFFGLFGSREDQGAPQAPAHDDDAPASPRDESRIQTFQNQQRDQQLYNGNSLNFEPRPDEEEKDA, encoded by the exons ATGTTCTACCAAGGATCCCTCCAGGACGGAATCTCGACCGCAGTCGGTCAACAGAAGCTCGTCCTCTGCTTCGTGACAG ATGAGAGCGAGGAGGGCGTGCAGTGGGAGACGGAGTTTCTAACCGATGAAACG CTGAGCGACCTCATCAAGGACCAAGCCATCGCACTCCGCCTCACAGCCGGCTCTGAGGAGGCTGGCTACCTGGCGCAGATTTTCCCTCTACCTCGGACTCCCACCGTGGTTATCATTAAGAATGGTGACCTAAAGGAGTACATCACGCCTGGCACCAGCAAAGAGGATTTCATCCGGAGGGTCCAGAGTGTCTTCAACTCCACAACGTCATCGTCGGCTGCAACCCAGCCGGCCCCGGCACCACCTAGTGCCCCAGCGCAACCAGAGCCCCCGGCGGCTGCACCACCAGCCGCAGCTCCTCAGACTTCAACGTCTGAGAATGTTCGTCGGATATTAGCTGACCGGGCGGCCAGGTTGCAGGAGCAGAGGGAGGCCGAGAAAAAGGCAAAGGAGGAGCGCGCAAAGGCCGAAAAAGCAAAGGCGGCCGCCATGGATAAGGACAATGCGGCTGCGCACAAAGCAGCCGATGCAGTGAGGAAGCGCAAGCAACAGGATCAGGAGGAGCGTGCGAGGATTCTCAAGCGCATTGCTGATGACAAGGCGGAGCGGCGGATGCGTGCCGAAGAGCGCCAAAAGCAGCGTTCTGAGACGGTTGAAACTCCCATCGAGGCGGTGACCAAGCTGCCTTCCATGACCAAGGTCGGCGGCATGACGGCGCTTCAGGTACGACTCTTTGACGGATCGACGCTCCGGTCGCGGTTCAAGTCGGAGACAGCTCTCAAGGAGGTGCGCAGCTGGGTGGATGAGAGCAGGACGGACGGAAAACAGCCGTACACGTTCAAGCAAGTGCTTACACCGCTACCTAACAAGAACATTGACGAGACGGAGGAAGGCAAGGCCATTGGGGACCTCGGCCTCTCCCCATCGTCAACGCTGGTGTTGATTCCCGTCAAGAAGTACGTATCTGCGTACGATGATTCAGGCAACATCTTTACGAGGTTCATCTACTTCATCCTGGGCTTCTTTACCTGGTTCTTTGGGCTCTTTGGCTCGAGGGAAGACCAGGGAGCACCGCAGGCACCGGCGCATGACGACGATGCACCCGCCAGCCCTCGGGATGAGTCCCGAATCCAGACCTTCCAGAACCAGCAGAGGGATCAACAACTGTACAATGGGAATTCT TTGAATTTCGAGCCACGgccagatgaggaagagaaggatgcGTAG
- a CDS encoding Exosome complex protein, translated as MADVKDITPDLDRLDDQLDDLEEKLQPLIGNLEGMASELPLLDKAKLFSLTAYAIESLLFSSLKLEGTDAQNHAVFTELKRVQQYFGKIKAVEAPAVEETRNLTVNQEAAARILKADLADNKTISNKLAEKIAEERAKALLKSVENRKRPAEDTAGSSGSAAEKTDSKGKRKQKKSKSKK; from the exons ATGGCAGACGTCAAGGATATCACGCCGGATCTTGACCGGCTAGATGATCAGCTGGATGACCTCGAAGAGAAGCTGCAGCCCCTGATCGGCAACTTGGAGGGTATGGCTTCTGAGCTGCCCCTGCTGGACAAGGCAAAGCTGTTTTCATTGACCGCCTACGCGATTGAgtctcttcttttct CATCACTCAAGCTCGAAGGCACTGACGCGCAGAACCACGCCGTCTTCACTGAGCTCAAGCGAGTACAGCAGTACTTTGGAAAGATCAAAGCTGTCGAGGCGCCTGCAGTTGAGGAGACGCGAAACTTGACAGTCAACCAAGAAGCCGCGGCGCGTATCCTGAAAGCTGATTTG GCTGATAACAAGACCATCAGCAACAAGCTTGCGGAAAAGATTGCTGAGGAGCGAGCTAAGGCCTTGCTCAAGTCTGTCGAGAACAGGAAGCGACCAGCGGAGGATACGGCAGGTTCTTCGGGCTCTGCGGCTGAGAAGACTGATAGCAAGGGCAAGAGGAaacagaagaagagcaagtcAAAGAAGTGA